A genomic stretch from Dissulfuribacter thermophilus includes:
- a CDS encoding AAA family ATPase produces MTNIPNKALCLAMAGKGGTGKTTLSALLVKYLVSRKLTPVLAVDADANANLNELLGVEVETTLGEIRDRMKTETPPGMTKNEYMEMHINQAIIEETGFDLIVMGQPEGPGCYCMANSILAQVIEKLMKSYRYLIVDNEAGMEHLSRLNLRDIETLFVVSDASSRGVLTATRIASLTSSLGVEVGKKVLIVNKAPKEVPEALDKQVREATEKTDLVFGGYISQSETVFTYEVEQRPLLELEESSDVVKTAFQIFDRFVPVKN; encoded by the coding sequence ATGACAAATATACCAAATAAAGCCTTGTGTCTTGCTATGGCTGGAAAGGGTGGTACTGGCAAGACAACCCTCTCTGCTCTCCTTGTTAAGTACCTTGTTTCCAGAAAGCTCACACCTGTACTGGCAGTGGATGCCGATGCCAACGCAAATCTCAATGAACTCCTAGGGGTTGAGGTAGAGACTACCCTGGGAGAGATCAGGGACAGAATGAAGACAGAGACCCCTCCAGGCATGACCAAGAATGAATACATGGAAATGCATATTAATCAGGCCATCATAGAAGAGACCGGTTTTGATCTCATTGTAATGGGACAACCTGAGGGACCAGGTTGCTATTGTATGGCAAACTCCATTCTTGCCCAGGTAATAGAGAAATTGATGAAGAGTTATAGGTACCTTATCGTAGATAATGAGGCTGGTATGGAACATTTAAGCAGGTTGAACCTGCGAGATATTGAGACACTTTTTGTGGTCTCTGATGCCTCATCAAGGGGAGTGCTTACAGCTACACGAATTGCATCCTTGACTTCTTCGTTGGGTGTTGAGGTAGGCAAGAAGGTCCTAATAGTGAATAAGGCTCCTAAGGAAGTTCCAGAGGCATTAGATAAACAGGTGCGTGAGGCGACCGAAAAGACAGATCTCGTGTTCGGAGGATACATATCTCAGAGCGAAACTGTCTTTACCTATGAGGTAGAGCAAAGGCCCTTACTTGAACTCGAGGAATCGAGCGATGTAGTTAAGACGGCCTTTCAGATCTTTGATAGATTTGTTCCAGTTAAAAACTGA
- a CDS encoding ComEA family DNA-binding protein: MSNSRPDPGRIAKLNSSHVGENMEQEVEGRGDGYFFLFILMIIVFFNAFSYVKWGMQQFISQDSRVLEEEARKLFKGTGPGLLFYQIPSDIETNRVLTPVLLDLNTATEEELELIPGVGPKRALEILQARNEMGFFLSREELLWPYGPVLPTVFEVLKEYAH, from the coding sequence TTGTCAAATTCAAGGCCTGATCCCGGCAGAATAGCGAAACTCAACAGCAGTCACGTTGGTGAGAATATGGAGCAAGAGGTTGAAGGCAGGGGAGACGGCTATTTTTTTCTGTTTATTTTGATGATCATAGTGTTTTTTAATGCATTTTCGTATGTAAAATGGGGGATGCAACAATTTATCTCACAAGATAGCCGAGTATTGGAAGAAGAGGCTAGAAAGTTATTCAAGGGAACTGGTCCCGGGCTCCTTTTTTATCAAATACCCTCTGATATTGAGACAAATAGGGTGCTTACTCCTGTCCTCCTAGATTTGAACACCGCCACAGAAGAGGAACTCGAGTTGATACCAGGGGTTGGTCCAAAGAGGGCGCTTGAGATTTTACAGGCCAGGAATGAAATGGGTTTTTTTCTTTCCAGAGAAGAACTGCTCTGGCCATATGGGCCAGTTTTGCCAACAGTTTTTGAAGTGTTGAAAGAGTATGCACATTAG
- the cimA gene encoding citramalate synthase produces the protein MIEIYDTTLRDGTQAENFNLSLEDKVRVALKLDEFGIDYIEGGWPGSNPKDEAFFKEIKNYTLKHAIITAFGSTHQAKYSEPGEDPILRALVEAETTHVTIFGKTWDIHVRDALRISLERNLELIGGSVRWLKEQGRTVFYDAEHFFDGFKANPEYALKTIKTAWEAGASCIVLCDTNGGTLPEEITQIIQRVIKEVDHIRLGIHCHNDSELAVANSLAAVRFGVVHVQGTINGFGERCGNANLCSIIPGLVLKMKYECNAGKKLSMLTSVSRFVSEIANLSPNKYQPYVGESAFAHKGGVHVSAVQRNPETYEHIRPELVGNVQRILISDLAGKSNVLAKAKQFGLDIESRDPVVMEIVAKLKELEAQGFQFEGAEASFELLMRKAMGQIKKFFDLLAFRVIDQKCREEDPPQAEATVMVRVGGRTEHTAACGQGPVNALDNAIRKALETFYPELKEMSLVDYKVRVLPGRPGTGAKVRVLIESRDKEEKWGTVGVSHDIIEASWQALVDSITYKLMKKC, from the coding sequence ATGATTGAAATCTATGATACCACCCTCCGAGATGGGACCCAGGCAGAGAATTTTAATCTTTCTTTAGAGGACAAGGTCAGAGTTGCCTTAAAATTAGATGAGTTTGGGATTGACTACATCGAGGGGGGATGGCCAGGTTCAAATCCGAAGGACGAGGCCTTTTTTAAAGAGATCAAAAATTATACACTCAAACACGCTATAATAACTGCCTTTGGAAGTACCCACCAGGCTAAATATTCTGAACCAGGTGAAGATCCTATTCTTAGAGCCCTTGTAGAAGCTGAAACCACCCATGTGACTATCTTTGGCAAGACATGGGACATTCATGTGAGAGATGCGCTGAGGATTAGCCTAGAGAGAAATCTCGAGTTAATCGGCGGATCTGTAAGGTGGCTCAAGGAGCAGGGGCGGACTGTATTTTATGATGCAGAACACTTTTTTGACGGCTTTAAGGCAAATCCAGAATATGCCTTAAAAACCATTAAGACGGCATGGGAGGCAGGGGCCAGCTGCATTGTCCTCTGTGATACAAATGGCGGGACTCTCCCTGAGGAGATTACTCAGATTATTCAAAGGGTGATTAAAGAGGTCGACCATATTAGGCTTGGAATTCACTGTCATAATGACTCAGAGCTTGCTGTGGCAAACAGCCTTGCAGCAGTTCGGTTTGGGGTCGTTCATGTCCAGGGCACAATAAATGGTTTTGGGGAAAGGTGTGGAAACGCAAATCTTTGTTCCATCATACCTGGGCTTGTCTTGAAGATGAAATACGAGTGTAATGCCGGAAAAAAACTCTCAATGCTCACTTCAGTATCGAGATTTGTGTCAGAAATAGCAAACTTATCCCCTAATAAGTATCAGCCTTATGTTGGTGAAAGTGCCTTTGCCCATAAAGGAGGAGTGCACGTTAGCGCTGTTCAGAGAAATCCTGAAACCTACGAACATATTCGTCCTGAGTTGGTTGGAAATGTACAGCGGATATTGATTTCAGATCTTGCAGGAAAAAGCAACGTCCTTGCCAAGGCCAAGCAGTTTGGCCTTGACATTGAAAGTAGAGATCCTGTGGTCATGGAGATAGTTGCAAAGCTGAAGGAACTCGAGGCCCAGGGCTTTCAGTTCGAAGGCGCTGAGGCATCTTTTGAGCTCCTCATGAGAAAGGCCATGGGACAGATCAAAAAATTCTTTGACCTTCTTGCATTTAGGGTCATTGACCAAAAGTGCAGGGAAGAAGACCCTCCGCAGGCAGAGGCAACTGTAATGGTTCGAGTAGGAGGGAGGACCGAGCACACAGCAGCATGTGGCCAGGGGCCTGTAAATGCCCTAGACAATGCAATTAGGAAGGCCCTCGAGACCTTTTATCCAGAACTAAAAGAGATGAGTCTTGTTGATTACAAGGTGCGAGTTCTTCCAGGACGTCCAGGTACTGGGGCAAAGGTAAGGGTCCTTATAGAATCCAGAGACAAAGAAGAAAAATGGGGCACTGTTGGCGTTTCACATGATATCATAGAGGCCAGTTGGCAGGCACTTGTGGATAGTATCACTTATAAGCTTATGAAAAAGTGTTGA
- a CDS encoding aspartate kinase translates to MALIVQKYGGTSVGSLQRIKRVAERVIKTKEAGNDVVVVLSAMAGETNRLISLAKEIQPHPDPRELDVLMATGEQVSIALFSMACIERGVEARSFLGFQVPIETDSAHTKARIENIKAEKLKQALASGIIPVIAGFQGVTEGENITTLGRGGSDTTAVALAVALGADVCEIYTDVEGVFTTDPNICPKAKKIDKISYEEMLEMASLGAKVLEIRSVEFAMRYGMPIHVRSSFTDAPGTMVVEEDESMESILVSGVTYSKNEARITINKVPDRPGIASKIFTPISDANIVVDMIIQNTREGDLTDMTFTVPKPDYETALDIVKRVAKEIGAEKVQGDTDISKVSIIGVGMRNHAGVASKMFEILANHGINILMISTSEIKVSCVIDEKYTELAVRALHEGFGLEER, encoded by the coding sequence ATGGCGCTTATTGTTCAAAAATATGGTGGGACATCAGTAGGTAGCCTTCAGAGGATTAAGCGAGTGGCGGAAAGGGTAATTAAGACTAAAGAGGCTGGCAATGATGTAGTAGTAGTCCTTTCTGCCATGGCAGGGGAGACAAACAGGCTCATTTCTCTTGCAAAAGAGATTCAACCCCATCCCGATCCTCGAGAACTTGATGTCCTCATGGCCACAGGTGAACAGGTGAGTATTGCCCTTTTTTCTATGGCCTGTATAGAGAGAGGGGTAGAGGCAAGGTCTTTTCTTGGGTTTCAGGTGCCCATTGAGACAGATTCGGCCCATACAAAGGCGAGGATTGAGAATATCAAGGCAGAAAAACTGAAACAGGCCTTAGCGTCTGGCATAATACCTGTGATTGCAGGTTTCCAGGGGGTAACCGAGGGTGAGAATATTACTACCCTAGGACGCGGTGGTTCTGACACCACTGCCGTTGCCCTTGCAGTGGCCCTTGGAGCAGATGTGTGCGAGATCTATACAGATGTTGAAGGGGTGTTTACGACTGATCCCAATATTTGCCCAAAGGCCAAAAAGATCGATAAGATTTCCTATGAAGAGATGTTGGAGATGGCAAGTCTTGGGGCAAAAGTCCTTGAGATACGCTCAGTAGAGTTTGCCATGCGATATGGCATGCCAATACACGTCAGGAGCAGTTTTACAGATGCTCCAGGGACCATGGTAGTAGAGGAGGATGAAAGCATGGAGTCCATACTGGTTTCAGGGGTTACATATAGTAAAAATGAAGCACGGATCACTATAAACAAGGTCCCTGATAGACCTGGTATAGCATCAAAGATTTTTACACCCATAAGTGATGCAAATATAGTGGTGGACATGATCATTCAGAACACCCGGGAAGGGGATTTAACAGACATGACCTTTACAGTGCCAAAACCAGATTATGAGACCGCCCTTGACATTGTCAAACGTGTTGCAAAGGAAATTGGTGCTGAAAAGGTCCAAGGTGACACAGACATCTCTAAGGTGTCTATAATAGGCGTTGGTATGAGGAATCATGCAGGTGTAGCTAGCAAGATGTTTGAGATTCTGGCAAATCACGGGATCAATATACTCATGATCAGCACCTCAGAGATAAAGGTTTCATGTGTCATAGATGAAAAATATACAGAGCTTGCAGTAAGGGCCCTTCATGAGGGCTTTGGGCTGGAGGAGCGATGA
- a CDS encoding J domain-containing protein — translation MDLDQRWKEIEKARRLLGLPPKTSRIEIQEAYRKKCREIHPDHTGKRDLEEELQRINSAYRLLMDFADRYQMDLTKNEDGMTDEEWWFHHFGSDPVWGRTRGG, via the coding sequence ATGGATTTGGATCAAAGGTGGAAGGAAATTGAAAAGGCGAGAAGGCTTCTAGGACTTCCTCCTAAGACAAGTAGGATTGAGATACAGGAGGCCTATAGGAAAAAATGTAGAGAGATTCACCCAGACCATACAGGTAAAAGGGACCTGGAGGAGGAACTCCAGAGGATCAATAGTGCATATAGACTTCTAATGGACTTTGCAGATAGATACCAGATGGATCTAACAAAAAATGAGGATGGAATGACAGATGAGGAATGGTGGTTCCATCATTTTGGAAGTGATCCAGTTTGGGGTAGAACTCGAGGAGGTTGA